The following proteins are encoded in a genomic region of Paraburkholderia flagellata:
- a CDS encoding phosphatase PAP2 family protein translates to MLLSKLLRRFSHMRPGPEAGKSRGWRFVLHRTGFARFSAAVILILGGIWLFLGILEDVLSGDPLVTVDRMLHEGLQRFRAPLFDHVMVAASELGDAAVTIPVSLAVLATLLFRREWRTAGYWIAAIAMAEASVKLIKFAVRRSRPLSIYEGIESFSFPSSHATLSIVVYGFLAYLVCRGRQKHAQIRIAVTSGSVIALISISRLYLGVHWFSDILAGLSLGTAWMAFLSIAHNLRDLDRRGSSALWMTALVTFLTAAVIHISLRHGVDFGRYAM, encoded by the coding sequence ATGCTTCTCAGCAAGTTGTTGCGACGGTTTTCGCATATGAGGCCTGGACCCGAAGCCGGCAAGTCACGGGGATGGCGATTTGTACTTCACCGCACCGGCTTCGCGCGGTTCTCGGCGGCCGTCATTCTGATCCTTGGCGGCATCTGGCTGTTTCTCGGTATTCTTGAAGACGTCCTCAGCGGGGACCCCTTGGTCACCGTTGACCGGATGCTTCACGAGGGGCTGCAGCGATTTCGCGCTCCCCTTTTTGACCACGTGATGGTGGCCGCTTCGGAACTTGGTGATGCGGCGGTCACGATTCCGGTCTCCCTCGCTGTGCTTGCCACGCTCCTGTTTCGGCGCGAATGGCGCACGGCGGGGTACTGGATTGCGGCAATCGCAATGGCAGAAGCATCAGTGAAATTGATCAAATTTGCCGTGCGGCGGTCACGACCGCTGTCGATCTACGAAGGCATTGAAAGTTTTTCCTTTCCCAGCAGCCACGCGACATTGAGCATTGTCGTCTATGGCTTCTTGGCGTACCTCGTCTGTCGCGGCCGTCAAAAGCATGCCCAAATCAGGATTGCCGTGACAAGCGGTTCGGTAATAGCACTGATTTCGATTTCCCGCCTGTACCTCGGAGTTCACTGGTTTTCCGACATTCTGGCTGGTCTCAGTCTCGGCACGGCCTGGATGGCGTTCCTGTCGATTGCCCACAATCTACGGGACCTCGACAGACGAGGTTCCTCCGCGCTGTGGATGACTGCGCTTGTTACTTTCCTGACGGCTGCTGTGATTCACATCTCCCTGCGCCACGGGGTTGATTTTGGGCGTTACGCTATGTAG
- a CDS encoding sensor histidine kinase: MRNSLRFKVALVFSVLTIALLVAQALGVRALAEAQEEKLIAALIRDDMASVLKSYQANPALLPPFDIRMHGYVSGADHGSIALPETAMHLPFGMHEIIIDEREIHVAIAPLGTARLYRVYNFNIYEKHFKEVINALMGGTGIFALLTIWLSFGLSGLLVRQVAGLAEQVKTLRLGESAPIQPGKYDETELVGLVEAFNDYHQRMADMIAREKAFTGNVSHELRTPLTTIKTSCELLEQDTAICGKSRARLQQIGRAADNMRELTNALLMLAREDSAREVEPVAVAKMIETALTPFAERLAQKGVETSIAVDRELRVVVNRPALSIVLSNLVDNAVRHTDQGRIQFRHANGWLYIEDTGPGIPAQVLPHVFDRFYQAASPDTPTPGAGIGLSIVRKLCERYGWSIEIGSEPGKGTCVSLRLPAANRS, translated from the coding sequence ATGCGAAATAGCCTGCGCTTCAAGGTCGCCCTGGTCTTTTCGGTGCTGACCATCGCGCTGCTGGTCGCGCAGGCGCTGGGCGTGCGGGCCCTGGCTGAGGCGCAGGAAGAGAAACTGATTGCGGCGCTCATCCGTGACGACATGGCGAGTGTGCTCAAGAGCTACCAGGCCAACCCGGCGTTGCTGCCACCATTCGACATACGAATGCATGGCTATGTGTCTGGCGCGGATCACGGGTCCATTGCCTTGCCCGAAACTGCCATGCACCTGCCCTTCGGCATGCACGAAATCATTATCGACGAACGGGAGATCCACGTCGCGATTGCGCCCCTCGGCACGGCGCGCCTGTACCGGGTCTACAACTTCAACATCTACGAAAAGCATTTCAAGGAAGTCATCAACGCCCTGATGGGCGGCACAGGCATCTTTGCACTCCTCACTATCTGGCTGTCCTTCGGCCTTTCCGGACTGCTGGTACGACAGGTTGCGGGGCTCGCCGAGCAGGTGAAGACGCTACGGCTCGGAGAATCGGCCCCGATCCAACCAGGCAAATACGATGAGACAGAACTCGTCGGGCTCGTGGAGGCCTTCAATGACTATCACCAGCGCATGGCCGACATGATTGCGCGCGAAAAGGCGTTCACCGGGAATGTCAGCCACGAGCTGCGCACGCCGCTCACGACCATCAAGACAAGCTGCGAGCTGCTCGAGCAGGATACGGCGATCTGCGGCAAATCGCGTGCACGTCTGCAGCAGATTGGGCGGGCAGCGGACAACATGCGCGAACTCACGAATGCGCTGCTCATGCTCGCGCGGGAGGATTCGGCACGCGAAGTCGAGCCTGTGGCAGTGGCGAAGATGATTGAAACCGCGCTTACCCCTTTCGCCGAGCGCCTCGCGCAAAAGGGAGTTGAAACGAGCATTGCTGTGGACCGCGAACTTCGGGTCGTGGTCAACCGGCCTGCGCTTTCGATCGTGCTATCCAATCTTGTTGACAACGCCGTACGGCATACCGACCAGGGACGCATTCAGTTTCGCCACGCCAACGGCTGGCTGTACATAGAGGACACGGGGCCCGGAATACCAGCGCAAGTGCTTCCGCATGTCTTTGACCGGTTCTACCAGGCAGCCTCGCCGGACACCCCGACACCAGGCGCCGGAATCGGCCTGTCTATCGTCAGGAAGCTCTGCGAGCGCTACGGGTGGTCAATCGAGATCGGAAGTGAGCCCGGCAAAGGGACCTGTGTCTCGCTTCGTCTACCCGCTGCAAACAGGAGTTGA
- a CDS encoding MFS transporter, giving the protein MTPVRMPLSMLLPPAGVDRSVWLLLAARSLRGICDGFVAVLLPAYLLSLGFGKLTVGLIGTATLLGSAVATIVVGLLGSRYPQRALLLFAAALMAATGIAFGFLSSLWPLLVVAFDGTLNPGSGDVSLFLPLEHARLAEVAKSDVRTALFARYSLVGGLSAALGALLAALPDWIAAHSSLSAFLAMRGMFIVYAITGIVVFQLYLRLPKREAHVTAARAPLGPSRGIVTRLALLFSVDAFAGGLLVNSLMTLWLIQRFGLSLAAAGQFFFWSGLLSAGSQLAAAPIARRIGLLNTMVFTHIPSSVCLIAAAFTPTLPLTLALLLVRSALSQLDVPTRSAYVMAVVTPPERPAAASFTAVPRSLAAAVAPTIAGGLLGAGWLGAPLIACGALKIAYDLAVLAAFRHIRPDGGSS; this is encoded by the coding sequence ATGACTCCTGTCAGGATGCCCCTTTCAATGCTTCTCCCGCCTGCGGGCGTGGACAGGAGTGTGTGGCTGCTGCTCGCCGCACGTAGCCTGCGTGGGATCTGCGACGGGTTTGTCGCCGTGTTGCTGCCAGCGTATCTGCTGTCGCTTGGTTTCGGGAAGCTCACGGTTGGCCTGATCGGCACCGCCACCCTGCTTGGCTCGGCCGTTGCGACGATCGTCGTGGGCCTGCTGGGTAGCCGTTACCCGCAGCGCGCACTGCTGCTCTTCGCTGCCGCCCTGATGGCGGCAACCGGTATTGCGTTCGGATTCCTGTCGTCACTCTGGCCGCTGCTCGTGGTGGCGTTTGACGGCACGCTCAATCCAGGCTCGGGTGACGTCAGCCTGTTTCTGCCGCTTGAGCACGCACGTCTCGCCGAAGTTGCGAAGAGCGATGTACGGACTGCGCTGTTTGCCCGCTACAGCCTCGTCGGTGGGCTGTCGGCTGCACTGGGAGCGCTGCTCGCTGCGCTCCCCGACTGGATTGCGGCGCATTCGAGCCTTTCCGCGTTCCTCGCCATGCGCGGGATGTTTATCGTCTATGCGATCACGGGCATCGTCGTTTTCCAGCTGTATCTCCGGCTGCCGAAGCGTGAAGCACACGTAACGGCAGCCCGCGCGCCGCTCGGTCCGTCCCGGGGGATCGTCACGCGTCTCGCGCTGCTCTTCAGCGTCGACGCGTTTGCCGGAGGGCTGCTCGTGAACTCGCTGATGACGCTGTGGCTCATCCAGCGCTTTGGCCTTTCGCTCGCCGCCGCAGGACAGTTCTTCTTCTGGTCGGGGCTGCTCAGCGCAGGTTCGCAACTGGCTGCGGCGCCGATTGCACGAAGGATCGGTCTGCTCAACACCATGGTGTTCACCCACATTCCATCGAGCGTGTGCCTGATCGCCGCCGCCTTCACGCCCACGCTACCGCTGACCCTGGCGCTCTTGCTAGTCCGCAGCGCACTGTCACAGCTTGACGTACCGACCCGCAGTGCTTACGTGATGGCCGTCGTGACGCCGCCCGAACGGCCGGCGGCGGCGAGCTTTACGGCAGTGCCGCGCAGCCTCGCTGCGGCCGTCGCACCGACGATCGCAGGTGGTCTGCTTGGCGCCGGATGGCTCGGCGCGCCACTGATAGCGTGCGGCGCGCTCAAGATTGCCTACGATCTCGCGGTGCTCGCCGCTTTCCGTCATATCAGGCCGGACGGCGGATCATCGTGA
- a CDS encoding DUF1289 domain-containing protein — MAVKSPCIELCAFDGKTGFCTGCYRTREEARGWKRMTDHRRHQILNERPRRQAKLAREAPQTSKQD; from the coding sequence ATGGCTGTCAAATCACCCTGCATCGAGCTGTGTGCGTTCGATGGCAAGACCGGGTTCTGCACCGGCTGCTACCGGACGCGTGAGGAAGCACGGGGCTGGAAAAGGATGACGGACCACCGGCGGCATCAGATCCTCAATGAAAGGCCACGGCGACAAGCAAAGCTGGCCCGTGAGGCGCCGCAAACGTCGAAACAGGACTGA
- a CDS encoding phosphatase PAP2 family protein: MAGNEEGWRFVLRRTGFTKLAVAVLLVIGGIWLFLGILEDILTSDPLVTVDRMLHKALQGLRAPLIDHVMVAVSELGDAAVTIPVSMAVLATLLLRREWRTAGYWIAAIAMAEASVKLIKFAVRRSRPLSIYQGIESFSFPSSHATLSIVVYGFLTYLVCRGRQKQAQIRIALISGLLIALISISRLYLGVHWFSDILAGLSLGTAWIAFLSIAHNLRDLDRRGSSALWIVALVTFLTTAVIHISLHHTADFVRYAM; the protein is encoded by the coding sequence ATGGCTGGCAACGAAGAGGGGTGGCGATTTGTGCTTCGCCGAACGGGTTTCACGAAGTTGGCGGTGGCCGTCCTTCTGGTCATTGGCGGCATCTGGCTGTTTCTCGGAATTCTCGAAGACATTCTCACCAGCGACCCACTTGTCACCGTCGACCGGATGCTCCACAAGGCGCTGCAGGGGCTTCGCGCTCCACTCATTGACCACGTGATGGTGGCAGTTTCAGAGCTTGGCGACGCAGCAGTCACGATTCCCGTATCCATGGCAGTGCTGGCTACGCTCCTGCTTCGGCGCGAATGGCGCACGGCCGGGTACTGGATTGCGGCAATCGCAATGGCAGAAGCATCAGTGAAACTGATCAAATTTGCTGTGCGGCGGTCACGACCGCTGTCGATCTACCAAGGCATTGAAAGCTTTTCCTTTCCCAGCAGCCACGCGACATTGAGTATTGTCGTCTATGGCTTCCTTACGTACCTCGTCTGCCGCGGCCGTCAAAAGCAGGCCCAAATCAGGATTGCCCTGATAAGTGGTCTGCTAATAGCACTGATTTCCATTTCCCGCCTGTACCTCGGTGTTCACTGGTTTTCCGACATTCTGGCTGGTCTCAGTCTCGGCACGGCGTGGATCGCGTTTCTATCGATTGCCCACAATCTACGGGACCTCGACAGACGAGGTTCCTCGGCGCTGTGGATCGTCGCGCTTGTCACATTTCTGACGACTGCGGTGATTCACATCTCACTGCACCATACCGCTGATTTTGTTCGCTATGCGATGTAA
- a CDS encoding response regulator transcription factor, giving the protein MKVLIVEDDSSIAANLYDYLEASGYEVDLASNGNAGLQMALAEAWDAILLDLSLPGVDGLTLCRRLREEAGRDTPVLMLTARDALEDKLAGFVHGADDYLVKPFSLKEVGARLGAMIKRYRGQVAAMDLRFEDVRLDLSTMSVERAGRPVKLPPKCLHLLRLLMQSPQRTLTRAELESEIWGEELPDSDTLRTHVYTLRRALCGPGETDVIETLHGVGYRLVAGDDDAK; this is encoded by the coding sequence ATAAAGGTTCTCATTGTCGAAGACGATTCCTCGATTGCCGCGAACCTCTATGACTATCTCGAGGCAAGCGGTTATGAGGTCGACCTAGCGTCCAATGGCAACGCGGGTCTGCAGATGGCGCTCGCCGAAGCGTGGGACGCCATCCTTCTCGATCTGTCGCTGCCGGGCGTGGACGGGCTCACGCTCTGCCGCAGGCTGCGAGAAGAGGCGGGCCGGGACACACCCGTGCTGATGTTGACCGCGCGGGACGCGCTTGAAGACAAGCTCGCGGGATTCGTGCACGGCGCCGACGATTATCTGGTCAAGCCGTTCTCCCTGAAGGAAGTGGGCGCACGTCTTGGCGCAATGATCAAACGCTACCGTGGTCAGGTTGCCGCCATGGATCTCCGGTTCGAGGATGTGCGCCTCGACCTCTCGACGATGAGCGTCGAGCGTGCAGGCCGGCCAGTCAAGCTTCCTCCCAAATGTCTTCACTTGCTGCGCCTCCTCATGCAGTCGCCCCAGCGCACCCTCACCCGTGCGGAGCTCGAGTCCGAAATCTGGGGCGAGGAACTGCCGGACAGCGACACGCTGCGCACGCACGTCTATACCCTGCGCCGGGCGCTGTGCGGGCCCGGTGAAACGGACGTGATCGAAACGCTCCACGGCGTGGGGTACCGGCTCGTGGCGGGCGATGATGATGCGAAATAG
- a CDS encoding efflux RND transporter periplasmic adaptor subunit: protein MKFRLIFLSIVSLALCALAGWYIINQAFDDSGPTAAGAAQSAPPPAVQTVNGETVVIVNPDAQRAGHIEVAPLAAVTSQSSIGADATVIDLQPLFDLRNRVASARADVDTFTAQAASSRTQYEDSRVLFNDDRNVSQKSLQAAQATMQGDAAKLQSARVTLDGLVGTMRQQFGDALANAATTPGSTLFQRLQSGQSVVLRVTLPASFGTTPPERIPVDTSSGGTVPAQRLSASPLADPAVQGTPWFYVAATALPANLRTRARVPTSSVAVSGLLIPEQAVVWYGGQTWAYVRTAHDRFTRRYVPAGNEGDHGFMVTSGFQAGDQIVTQGAQLLLSEEIKPQGIGTACKDPPECDD from the coding sequence ATGAAATTCCGGCTGATCTTCCTTAGCATTGTTTCGCTGGCCCTCTGCGCTTTGGCAGGCTGGTACATCATCAACCAGGCGTTTGACGACTCCGGTCCAACGGCCGCTGGGGCGGCACAATCCGCTCCGCCGCCCGCCGTGCAGACGGTCAATGGCGAAACGGTCGTGATCGTGAACCCGGATGCACAGCGCGCCGGCCATATCGAAGTCGCGCCGCTTGCGGCCGTCACGAGCCAGTCAAGCATCGGCGCAGACGCCACGGTCATCGATCTGCAGCCGCTCTTCGATCTGCGTAACCGCGTGGCCAGCGCACGCGCGGACGTCGACACGTTCACCGCCCAGGCGGCCAGCTCACGTACGCAGTACGAAGACAGCCGCGTACTGTTCAACGACGACCGCAATGTTTCCCAGAAGAGTCTCCAGGCCGCACAGGCGACCATGCAGGGCGACGCGGCAAAACTGCAGTCCGCGCGTGTCACGCTTGACGGCCTTGTCGGCACGATGCGCCAGCAGTTCGGCGATGCGCTCGCGAACGCTGCAACGACGCCGGGCTCTACGCTGTTCCAGCGCCTCCAGTCCGGTCAGTCGGTTGTCCTGCGCGTCACGTTGCCAGCCAGCTTTGGCACGACGCCGCCCGAACGTATCCCGGTCGATACGTCCAGCGGCGGCACGGTGCCCGCCCAGAGGCTTTCCGCTTCGCCCCTCGCCGATCCTGCCGTACAGGGCACGCCGTGGTTTTACGTCGCCGCCACCGCGCTGCCAGCGAACCTGCGCACGCGTGCGCGCGTGCCGACGTCAAGCGTGGCCGTATCCGGACTCTTGATCCCTGAGCAGGCGGTGGTGTGGTACGGCGGTCAGACGTGGGCCTACGTGCGCACGGCGCACGACCGCTTCACGCGGCGCTACGTGCCAGCAGGCAACGAGGGCGATCACGGCTTCATGGTGACCTCCGGCTTCCAGGCCGGCGACCAGATCGTGACGCAGGGGGCACAACTGCTGCTCTCCGAAGAAATCAAGCCACAGGGCATCGGCACCGCCTGCAAGGATCCGCCCGAGTGTGATGACTAA
- a CDS encoding efflux RND transporter permease subunit, with protein sequence MLDAIIRFSLRFRGVIFSLAIMTAGYGLFSLTRATLDVFPEFAPPMSIVQTAAPGMTSEQVETLVTQPVENALGGMTGLQSIRSRSMQGLSSVTLVFDDHANVMQVRQLVTERISALAGALPAGVAAPQLLPLTTTTSVVRTIGLTSKTRSLADLYDIAQWTVKPQFLSARGVADVIVFGGETRQMQIQVDPAKLTTHGLSIQDVIAAARQATGVRGAGFIENRNQRIAVNADGQIATPQKLAGVVVRSSNGAAVRLGDVASVTWGNAPAVGAASIMGKPGVMVVMESQYGTNTMAVTRDIEKTLAGLGPALARQGVDVNANVFRPANFIEASVGHLRLALIVGALLVIAVLFLFLLNVRTAVISAAAIPMSLLVAIIVLTSFGVSLNTMTLGGLAIALGEVVDDAIIDVENIYRRLRENGTLREPLPAFRVVLRASLEVRSAVVFATFIVMLIFLPVLTLTGIGGRLFAPLGIAYMLAVLASLGVALTLTPAMALALPSKGPLPEREPRLIVRLKTRYIALLAKVEQHVKAVMAIVAVMCAAALAALPFMSGSFIPQLREGHYTVHMGLAPGTSLAESMRVGTQVSQALMHVPGVRLVAQRAGRANSVVDPTGVQLSEFEVDLKPMGASGQRWALYRIRQALARFPGLSTSVNTFLEERIDETISGTTAPVVVNVFGNNLDVIDRTSQQIAQLIGTIHGVASVRVDSPPGIPELEVRLNPDALSRWGFRPVEVLDAIQAAYAGVTVSQIYEGSHSYEVAVVLDPAQSSSVSDVGKLMVRNADGFAVPLATLATIRQVAGRYQITHDGGQRVQTVSVNLGSRPVSDFVKEAQARVNREIRMPSGTYAVFSGESEARAQSQRDLLAYGGIALVGIALLLFLAMKNRRAVLLVMINLPFALVGGVLGVVLSGGNLSLGSMVGFVTLLGISLRNSIMLISHYEHLVLVDGLTWNMDTAVRGASERLVPILMTALVTALALSPLAVTSGAPGNEIEGPMAIVILGGLITSTALNLIVLPTLALRYGRFARDEVAEPGTANA encoded by the coding sequence ATGCTTGACGCGATCATCCGCTTTTCGCTGCGCTTTCGCGGCGTCATTTTCTCGCTGGCCATCATGACGGCTGGCTACGGGCTCTTTTCGCTCACGCGCGCCACGCTCGACGTCTTTCCAGAATTTGCGCCGCCGATGAGCATCGTGCAGACGGCCGCGCCAGGCATGACGAGCGAACAGGTGGAGACCCTCGTCACCCAGCCGGTTGAAAATGCCCTCGGCGGCATGACCGGCCTGCAGTCGATCCGCTCGCGGTCCATGCAGGGCCTCTCCTCGGTCACGCTCGTCTTCGACGACCATGCCAACGTTATGCAGGTCCGGCAGCTCGTCACCGAGCGCATCAGCGCGCTTGCGGGCGCGCTACCGGCGGGTGTCGCGGCTCCCCAGCTCCTGCCGCTCACCACGACGACGAGCGTCGTGCGCACGATTGGTCTGACGTCGAAGACGCGCTCGCTCGCGGACCTCTACGACATCGCGCAGTGGACCGTCAAGCCGCAGTTTCTGAGCGCGCGAGGCGTGGCCGATGTGATCGTGTTCGGAGGAGAGACGCGCCAGATGCAGATCCAGGTCGATCCCGCGAAGCTGACAACCCACGGCTTGTCGATCCAGGATGTCATCGCCGCGGCGCGCCAGGCTACCGGCGTTCGCGGCGCCGGGTTCATCGAAAACAGAAACCAGCGCATTGCCGTCAACGCCGATGGCCAGATCGCGACACCGCAAAAGCTCGCCGGCGTCGTGGTGCGCTCCAGCAACGGCGCAGCGGTACGTCTTGGCGACGTCGCCAGTGTTACGTGGGGCAACGCACCGGCCGTTGGCGCAGCGTCCATCATGGGAAAGCCCGGCGTGATGGTCGTGATGGAAAGCCAGTACGGGACCAACACGATGGCCGTGACGCGTGACATCGAAAAGACACTCGCCGGGCTTGGGCCGGCACTCGCCCGCCAGGGGGTGGACGTCAACGCCAACGTCTTCCGGCCCGCGAACTTCATCGAGGCATCCGTCGGTCACCTGCGCCTGGCGCTCATCGTCGGCGCCTTGCTCGTCATCGCGGTGCTGTTCCTGTTTCTGCTCAACGTGCGCACCGCCGTCATCTCTGCGGCCGCGATTCCCATGTCGCTGCTGGTCGCGATCATCGTGCTCACCTCGTTCGGTGTCAGCCTCAACACGATGACGCTGGGCGGGCTCGCCATCGCACTGGGCGAAGTGGTCGACGATGCGATCATTGACGTCGAGAACATTTACCGGCGCCTGCGGGAGAACGGCACGTTGCGTGAGCCGCTGCCCGCCTTTCGTGTCGTGCTGCGCGCATCGCTCGAAGTGCGCAGTGCGGTCGTGTTCGCGACCTTCATCGTGATGCTGATCTTCCTGCCCGTGCTCACGCTCACAGGTATCGGTGGCCGGCTCTTTGCGCCCCTGGGCATCGCCTACATGCTTGCCGTACTCGCGTCGCTGGGCGTCGCCCTGACGCTCACGCCCGCGATGGCGCTCGCCCTGCCGTCGAAAGGACCGTTGCCCGAGCGCGAGCCACGACTGATCGTGCGCCTCAAGACACGGTACATCGCACTGCTGGCGAAGGTCGAGCAGCACGTGAAGGCGGTCATGGCGATCGTCGCGGTGATGTGCGCCGCGGCGCTCGCGGCGCTGCCCTTCATGAGCGGAAGTTTCATTCCGCAATTGCGGGAAGGCCATTACACCGTTCATATGGGGCTCGCACCGGGCACCTCGCTCGCCGAATCGATGCGCGTCGGCACTCAGGTCTCACAGGCGCTGATGCATGTGCCAGGCGTGCGTCTCGTGGCGCAGCGTGCCGGACGCGCGAACAGTGTGGTCGACCCGACCGGCGTGCAGCTCTCCGAGTTCGAGGTCGACCTCAAGCCGATGGGTGCGTCGGGCCAGCGCTGGGCGCTCTACCGGATCCGCCAGGCACTGGCGCGTTTTCCGGGGCTCTCCACCTCGGTCAATACGTTTCTTGAAGAACGCATCGACGAAACCATTTCGGGGACGACGGCGCCTGTAGTCGTGAACGTCTTCGGCAACAATCTCGATGTGATCGATCGTACGTCGCAGCAGATCGCCCAGTTGATCGGTACGATCCACGGCGTTGCCAGCGTGCGGGTGGATTCGCCACCCGGAATTCCCGAACTGGAAGTGAGGCTCAATCCTGACGCACTGAGCCGATGGGGCTTTCGCCCGGTCGAAGTTCTCGATGCCATCCAGGCCGCGTACGCGGGTGTGACCGTCTCGCAGATTTACGAGGGCAGCCACAGCTATGAAGTCGCAGTCGTACTCGACCCGGCCCAGAGCAGTTCGGTCAGCGACGTGGGCAAACTAATGGTGCGCAACGCCGACGGCTTCGCCGTGCCGCTCGCCACGCTCGCGACGATCCGTCAGGTCGCTGGCCGCTACCAGATCACGCACGACGGTGGCCAGCGCGTGCAGACGGTGTCGGTGAATCTCGGCAGCCGGCCGGTCAGCGACTTCGTGAAGGAAGCGCAGGCGCGCGTGAATCGCGAGATCAGGATGCCGTCGGGCACCTATGCCGTTTTCAGCGGAGAGAGCGAAGCGCGCGCGCAGTCCCAGCGCGACCTGCTCGCGTACGGTGGGATCGCGCTGGTAGGCATCGCATTGTTGCTGTTCCTTGCGATGAAGAACCGGCGCGCCGTGCTGCTGGTCATGATCAACCTGCCCTTCGCGCTTGTGGGCGGGGTCCTGGGCGTGGTACTGAGCGGCGGGAACCTGTCGCTTGGCAGCATGGTGGGCTTCGTCACGCTGCTCGGCATATCGCTGCGCAATTCGATCATGCTGATCAGCCACTACGAGCATCTGGTGCTCGTCGACGGGCTGACCTGGAACATGGACACTGCCGTGCGTGGTGCGTCGGAACGGCTGGTGCCGATCCTCATGACCGCGCTGGTGACCGCGCTCGCGCTTTCACCGCTTGCTGTAACGAGCGGCGCACCCGGCAACGAAATCGAAGGGCCGATGGCGATCGTCATTCTTGGCGGGCTCATCACCTCGACCGCACTGAACCTGATTGTCCTGCCAACGCTGGCATTGCGTTACGGGCGCTTCGCGCGCGATGAAGTCGCAGAACCGGGGACAGCGAATGCATGA
- a CDS encoding YncE family protein: MTGDLPLMHVEDVPLPGRASRFDYESYDPGRHLLFIAHLGDSEVVVFDTVASRVVARIPGISAVHGVLVVPELSRVYASATGTNEIVAIDERTLRIIARAPGGVYPDGMAYAPDARKLYVSDERGETETVIDVPGNRRIATIPLDGEAGNSQYDPVSRHIFVNVQTRRQLVEIDPGSNTIVSLTDLPGAKGNHGLLIDPASRLAFIACEDNNRLLVLDMRTMMVIAAFDVGGDPDVLAFDPAMHMVYVAGEAGVVSMFRVGASRVAKIGEGHVGPNAHVVGVDAATHRSYFPLKDVDGHPVLRIMAPR; this comes from the coding sequence ATGACTGGTGACCTGCCACTGATGCACGTGGAGGATGTACCGCTGCCCGGACGCGCGTCACGCTTCGACTATGAAAGTTACGACCCAGGCCGGCACCTGCTGTTCATTGCGCACCTGGGGGACAGTGAGGTTGTGGTGTTCGACACCGTTGCGTCCCGGGTCGTCGCGCGCATACCCGGCATCTCCGCCGTGCATGGCGTGCTGGTGGTGCCCGAGCTGTCCCGCGTCTATGCGTCGGCGACCGGCACGAACGAGATTGTCGCCATCGACGAGCGCACGCTGAGGATCATCGCCCGCGCGCCGGGCGGCGTCTACCCAGACGGCATGGCGTATGCACCCGACGCGCGCAAACTCTACGTCTCCGATGAGAGGGGGGAGACCGAGACGGTGATCGATGTCCCCGGAAACCGGCGTATCGCGACAATTCCACTCGACGGGGAAGCGGGCAATTCGCAATACGATCCAGTTTCGCGACACATCTTCGTCAATGTGCAGACGCGTCGCCAGTTGGTGGAGATCGATCCGGGCAGCAATACCATCGTTTCCCTTACCGACCTGCCGGGCGCGAAAGGCAATCACGGACTGCTGATCGATCCGGCTTCGCGCCTCGCGTTTATTGCCTGTGAGGACAACAATCGCCTGCTGGTTCTCGACATGCGCACGATGATGGTTATTGCGGCGTTCGATGTCGGAGGCGATCCGGATGTCCTGGCGTTCGATCCCGCAATGCACATGGTCTATGTGGCCGGTGAGGCAGGCGTCGTCTCGATGTTTCGCGTTGGCGCGTCCCGAGTGGCGAAGATTGGCGAAGGGCATGTGGGACCGAATGCGCACGTTGTCGGTGTCGATGCCGCCACGCACCGGTCGTACTTTCCGCTGAAGGATGTCGACGGCCATCCCGTGCTGCGGATCATGGCACCGCGATAG